CCGCATGGTCACCACCATCACCACCGGCGCCACCATCGGAACCATGGTCGGTGGACTCGGGGGCGCCGCGGTCGGCTGCGTCCTGGGCGGCATCGCCGGCGCCACCGTCGCCGCCGCGACCATCATCGGCATGTTCGGCCCGTTCATCCCCGCCGCCGCCGTCGGCTGCCTCGGCGGCATCGTGGCCATCGGGGCACTCGGCACCGCCGCCGGGCAACTTCTGGTGACCGCACCCGTCGCCGTCATGGCCGCCGTGCAGTACTTCACCACCATCAACGAACCCGCTCCGGCCGTACCGGCTCCCGCCAAGTGATCCGCAACCACCGCCGCGGGTCCGGCACCGCGTGCCCCTGGGCATCGCACCAGAACGCGGGCCCACGCCCCGGCGGGGTTCATGGTCACCCGAGCCGGACAGCAGCGACCTCGCCGGGGTACGGGGCGGCGCTGCCCGGCATCGACGGCGCGCCGGCGCTCGCCCGGATGCGGCCGCGCAGAATCTGGAGGTAATGATGACCGCAAACCGGTTCGAGGGAAAGGTCGCCGTGGTGACCGGCGCTGGATCGGGTATCGGTGCGGCGACCGCGCGTCTGCTCGCCCAGCGTGGCGCCGCGGCGGTGTACCTGTGCGATATCGATGCGGACGCGGCCGCGCGGAATGCGGCGTCGCTCGGCGTCGGCCATTGCGCTGGGCTCGATGTCGCCGACCCGGCCCGGGTGCGGGAGATGTTCGACACCGCGGTGGCCCAGCACGGTCGGGTCGACGTGGTGGTGCATGCGGCCGGTGTCGACGATCCCAAGAGCAAGCAGTGGATTTACGAGGCCGCCGAGCGCGACGAACCGGTGGATGTGCTTACCCGGCTCGACGACGCCGACTGGCGGCGGGTGATGGCGATCAATCTCGACGGCACCTTCTTCGTGCTGCGCGAGGCGGTCCGGGTGATGCGGGAAACAGGGGGCGGGTCGATCGTGACCGTGGGTTCCTCCTCGGCCTTCGACACCCTGATCGGATATCCGCACTACGCCGCGTCCAAGGCCGGGGTGCACGCGCTGAGTCAGGCGGTCGCGAAGGAGGTTGCGCCCCTGGGAATCCGGGTCAACACCGTAGCGCCCGGCCCGGTCGACACCGGGATGGCCGCGCGCACGCCGGCGCATCTACGGGCCGCCATGAACAGCGGCCCCACCCGCCGCTACGCGACCGCCGAGGAACTGGCCGA
The genomic region above belongs to Nocardia spumae and contains:
- a CDS encoding SDR family NAD(P)-dependent oxidoreductase translates to MTANRFEGKVAVVTGAGSGIGAATARLLAQRGAAAVYLCDIDADAAARNAASLGVGHCAGLDVADPARVREMFDTAVAQHGRVDVVVHAAGVDDPKSKQWIYEAAERDEPVDVLTRLDDADWRRVMAINLDGTFFVLREAVRVMRETGGGSIVTVGSSSAFDTLIGYPHYAASKAGVHALSQAVAKEVAPLGIRVNTVAPGPVDTGMAARTPAHLRAAMNSGPTRRYATAEELADNILYLASPGAANVIGAVLLSNGGRFTV